A DNA window from Paraclostridium bifermentans contains the following coding sequences:
- a CDS encoding ribose-phosphate diphosphokinase, with amino-acid sequence MNTSGSEIKILAGNASKELAQKVADYIGVPMAKCEVGTFSDGEISVNISETVRGCDVFVIQSTNSPVNDNLMELLIMIDALRRASAGRVTAVIPYYGYARQDRKAKARDPITAKLVANLITAAGADRVLTMDLHAAQIQGYFDIPLDHLQGGTILADYFNTKEIEDLVVVSPDLGSVTRSRKFANTLNGDVPIAIIDKRRPKANVCEVMNIIGEVKGKNVILLDDMIDTAGTIVNAANALKEFGAKDVYACCTHGVLSGPAIERIENSAISELIVLDTIQLPEEKKIDKIKVKSVASLFGDAIKKIFANESVSQLF; translated from the coding sequence ATGAATACTAGCGGAAGCGAAATTAAAATACTTGCAGGAAATGCGTCGAAAGAGTTAGCTCAAAAAGTAGCTGATTACATAGGTGTACCAATGGCAAAATGCGAAGTTGGGACATTTAGCGATGGAGAAATATCTGTAAATATAAGTGAAACAGTAAGAGGTTGTGATGTTTTCGTAATACAATCAACTAATAGCCCAGTAAATGATAACTTAATGGAGCTATTAATAATGATAGATGCATTAAGAAGAGCATCTGCAGGTAGAGTAACTGCTGTTATACCATACTATGGATACGCAAGACAAGACAGAAAGGCTAAGGCTAGAGATCCAATTACAGCTAAATTAGTTGCAAACTTAATAACTGCAGCAGGAGCAGATAGAGTTTTAACTATGGATTTACATGCGGCACAAATACAAGGATATTTTGATATACCATTAGATCACTTACAAGGTGGAACAATATTAGCTGACTATTTCAACACAAAAGAAATAGAAGACTTAGTAGTAGTTTCGCCAGACTTAGGAAGTGTTACAAGATCTAGAAAGTTTGCCAATACTTTAAACGGAGATGTTCCGATAGCAATAATAGATAAGAGAAGACCAAAAGCGAATGTATGTGAGGTTATGAATATAATCGGTGAGGTTAAGGGTAAGAATGTTATATTATTAGATGACATGATAGATACAGCAGGTACAATAGTAAATGCAGCTAATGCTCTTAAAGAGTTTGGGGCAAAAGATGTATATGCATGTTGTACACACGGAGTTTTATCAGGTCCAGCTATAGAAAGAATAGAGAATTCAGCTATAAGTGAGTTAATAGTACTTGATACTATACAACTTCCTGAAGAAAAGAAAATTGACAAGATAAAAGTGAAAAGTGTAGCTTCTTTATTTGGAGATGCAATAAAGAAAATATTTGCTAATGAATCAGTAAGTCAATTATTTTAA
- the spoVG gene encoding septation regulator SpoVG yields the protein MKITDVRVRKLTDEGKMKCIVSLTFDNLFVVHDIKVIEGHNGLFIAMPSRKIGEGNFRDIAHPINAEMRQMLEEEVLKAYQEAISQLEVAAE from the coding sequence ATGAAAATCACTGACGTTAGAGTAAGAAAATTAACTGATGAGGGGAAAATGAAGTGTATAGTTTCATTAACTTTCGATAATTTATTTGTGGTACATGATATAAAGGTTATAGAGGGGCACAATGGATTATTTATAGCTATGCCAAGTAGAAAAATAGGTGAAGGAAACTTCAGAGATATAGCTCACCCTATAAATGCTGAAATGAGACAAATGTTAGAAGAAGAAGTTTTAAAAGCATATCAAGAAGCAATTTCTCAATTAGAAGTAGCTGCTGAATAG
- the glmU gene encoding bifunctional UDP-N-acetylglucosamine diphosphorylase/glucosamine-1-phosphate N-acetyltransferase GlmU, which produces MNFKAIILAAGKGTRMKSSLPKVVHKVCGKEMVNHVVNVSKKSGVNEIVAILGHGSEVVQHVLPTDTKIAMQTEQLGTGHAVMMANEHISENDTIVVLCGDTPLVNSDTLENLFKYHLDNGYHATVLTTKVENPTGYGRIIRDEKQDLLKIVEQKDANEEEKLVNEINSGIYCFNGKSLKDALSKIDNNNAQGEYYLTDTVEIMRNNNLKVGAFNGATIEELMGVNSRVELSKAEEIMRRRINTMHMVNGVTIIDVNSTYIESDVKIGNDTIVYPGAMLKGNTKIGSNCKIGMNTSISNSTIGDGTEVENSTIINSKVGNNTTVGPYAYLRPKSNIGNNVKVGDFVEVKNATIEDNSKASHLAYIGDAHVGKNVNIGCGTVFVNYDGKNKFKSVVKDGAFIGSNSNLVAPVVVEENGYIATGSTITDDVPQGALAIARERQVIKEGWVEKKNLKK; this is translated from the coding sequence ATGAATTTTAAAGCAATAATCCTTGCGGCAGGAAAAGGAACAAGAATGAAATCAAGTTTGCCAAAAGTAGTTCATAAGGTATGTGGAAAAGAGATGGTAAACCATGTCGTAAATGTATCTAAAAAGTCAGGGGTTAATGAAATTGTTGCGATTTTAGGTCATGGAAGTGAGGTAGTTCAACATGTATTGCCTACTGATACTAAAATAGCTATGCAAACTGAACAATTAGGAACAGGTCATGCTGTTATGATGGCAAATGAGCACATATCAGAAAATGATACTATAGTTGTTTTATGTGGAGACACTCCTTTAGTAAATTCAGATACATTAGAAAATCTATTTAAATATCACTTAGATAATGGATATCATGCTACTGTATTAACTACTAAAGTAGAAAATCCAACAGGTTATGGAAGAATAATAAGAGATGAAAAACAAGACTTATTAAAAATAGTTGAACAAAAAGATGCTAACGAAGAAGAAAAGTTAGTAAATGAGATAAATTCAGGAATTTATTGTTTCAATGGAAAAAGCTTAAAAGATGCTCTTTCTAAAATAGACAATAATAATGCTCAAGGAGAATATTATTTAACTGATACAGTAGAAATAATGAGAAATAATAATCTTAAAGTAGGAGCATTTAACGGAGCTACAATAGAAGAACTTATGGGTGTAAACTCAAGAGTTGAATTATCTAAAGCTGAAGAAATAATGAGAAGAAGAATAAACACTATGCACATGGTGAATGGTGTAACTATAATAGATGTAAATAGCACATATATAGAATCAGATGTAAAAATTGGAAATGATACAATTGTATATCCAGGAGCTATGTTAAAAGGAAATACAAAAATAGGAAGTAATTGTAAAATTGGAATGAATACTTCTATATCAAATTCAACAATAGGTGATGGAACAGAAGTAGAAAATTCTACGATAATAAATAGTAAAGTTGGTAATAATACTACAGTTGGACCTTATGCATACTTAAGACCTAAGAGTAATATAGGTAATAATGTAAAAGTAGGAGATTTCGTAGAAGTTAAAAATGCTACAATAGAAGATAATTCTAAGGCATCTCACCTAGCTTACATAGGAGATGCACATGTAGGAAAAAATGTTAATATAGGTTGCGGAACAGTATTTGTAAACTATGACGGTAAAAATAAATTTAAGTCAGTTGTAAAAGATGGAGCTTTTATAGGATCAAACTCTAACTTAGTAGCTCCAGTTGTAGTAGAAGAAAATGGATATATAGCTACAGGATCTACTATAACGGATGATGTTCCACAAGGAGCATTGGCAATAGCTAGAGAAAGACAAGTTATAAAAGAAGGTTGGGTAGAAAAGAAGAACCTTAAGAAATAA
- a CDS encoding M20/M25/M40 family metallo-hydrolase: MINKKRLIDEFIELVKIDSPSAKEGKVAKALVEKLEAIGCEVCIDEAGTKVGGETGNVIAKLKGNREGKTILFSSHMDTVSPGEGIKPIIDEATGIIKSDGTTVLGSDDKAGIAAILEALRVIQENNIDHADIEVVFSIWEEGGLFGAQYLDYSKVSPDFAFVLDSGGSPGEIITKAPAQDKIEITIKGKPAHAGLQPENGVSAIMVASKAIENMKLLRIDEETTANIGIVNGGIATNIVMPELEIVAEARSLEVAKLEAQTNHMVEEFKKAGEAMGAEVTAKVTRCYAPFKMDDNEEIVELAKKAFSNLGIEAYTAATGGGSDTNVLNGNGVKAVNLGIGMKNAHTLEEYIAIEDIINSSRAVLEIIKEA; encoded by the coding sequence ATGATAAACAAGAAAAGATTAATAGACGAATTCATTGAATTAGTAAAAATAGATAGTCCTTCAGCTAAAGAAGGTAAAGTTGCAAAGGCTTTAGTAGAAAAGTTAGAAGCTATAGGATGCGAAGTTTGTATAGATGAAGCTGGAACAAAAGTTGGTGGAGAAACAGGAAATGTAATAGCTAAATTAAAAGGAAACAGAGAAGGTAAAACTATTTTATTCAGTTCTCACATGGATACAGTTAGCCCAGGAGAAGGAATAAAACCTATAATAGATGAAGCTACTGGAATAATAAAAAGTGATGGAACTACAGTTTTAGGTTCTGACGATAAAGCTGGTATAGCAGCTATATTAGAAGCTTTAAGAGTTATACAAGAAAACAATATAGACCACGCTGATATAGAAGTAGTATTCTCTATATGGGAAGAAGGTGGATTATTTGGAGCTCAATACTTAGATTATTCTAAAGTAAGCCCAGATTTTGCATTTGTTTTAGATAGCGGTGGATCTCCAGGAGAAATAATAACAAAAGCTCCGGCTCAAGATAAAATAGAAATAACTATAAAAGGTAAGCCAGCACATGCAGGATTACAACCAGAAAATGGAGTAAGTGCTATAATGGTAGCTTCTAAGGCTATAGAAAATATGAAGTTATTAAGAATAGATGAGGAAACTACTGCAAATATAGGTATAGTTAATGGAGGAATAGCTACTAACATAGTTATGCCAGAACTTGAAATAGTTGCAGAAGCTAGAAGTTTAGAAGTAGCTAAATTAGAAGCTCAAACTAATCATATGGTAGAAGAATTTAAAAAAGCAGGAGAAGCTATGGGAGCAGAAGTAACAGCTAAAGTAACTAGATGTTATGCACCATTCAAAATGGATGATAATGAAGAAATAGTAGAACTTGCTAAAAAAGCATTCTCTAACTTAGGAATAGAAGCTTATACAGCAGCAACAGGTGGAGGAAGTGACACTAACGTATTAAATGGAAATGGCGTAAAAGCTGTAAACTTAGGAATAGGTATGAAAAATGCTCATACATTAGAAGAATATATAGCTATAGAAGATATAATAAATTCTTCAAGAGCAGTATTAGAAATAATTAAAGAAGCTTAA
- a CDS encoding prepilin peptidase — translation MMKIILMSLLMVQIIIFFLDEVFKIDLKDNKIKIFLYVIIPIIIYMLYVKLGLSKEFIMYSILIGFLIVISIVDYYTMYIYDITTISGIIVQGFIILITRGIIIDHLMGLIFGFMIPYIVVKITKGVGSGDIGVYALCCFCIGIEKCIYIIPISFIIGGIYGMYMLITRKKRVGSYVPLAPWISLGTLAVIFLEQNSMLLI, via the coding sequence ATGATGAAAATAATATTAATGAGTTTATTAATGGTACAAATAATAATATTTTTTTTAGATGAGGTATTTAAAATTGATTTAAAAGATAATAAAATAAAAATCTTTTTATATGTTATAATACCTATAATTATCTATATGTTATACGTGAAACTAGGATTAAGTAAAGAATTTATAATGTACTCAATACTAATAGGTTTTTTAATAGTGATATCTATAGTGGACTATTATACAATGTATATATACGATATAACTACGATTAGTGGTATAATAGTTCAAGGATTTATTATATTGATAACAAGAGGAATAATAATAGATCATTTGATGGGATTGATATTTGGATTTATGATTCCGTATATAGTGGTAAAAATAACGAAAGGTGTAGGCTCAGGAGATATAGGAGTCTATGCTTTGTGCTGTTTTTGTATAGGAATAGAAAAGTGCATATATATAATACCTATATCTTTTATAATTGGGGGTATATATGGTATGTATATGTTGATTACGAGAAAGAAGCGTGTAGGATCGTATGTTCCTCTTGCACCATGGATTTCTTTGGGTACATTGGCTGTGATATTTTTAGAACAAAACAGTATGTTACTAATATAA
- the murC gene encoding UDP-N-acetylmuramate--L-alanine ligase translates to MNIFFIGVGGISMSALAKICLNKGYNVFGSDSTESYLLDDLRSQGATIYVGHKKEHITDNIDMVVYTAAVKSDNEELIAAKEKNKLTINRAAFLGQIMREYQNAIAISGTHGKTSTTSMLSAIFEYADLDPTILVGGNLSIIGGNVKIGKSENFITEACEYVDSFLSFNPKISVVLNIEEDHLDYFSGIDEIKASFNKFGKLLPYDGYFIINGDDENTKDILHEIKATVIKYGQNEGNNALIKDVRFDENGYGMFNISYNGNNLGEFKLSVPGVHNIYNATGAIIAALVSGVELETIRKNIALYGGVGRRFEVKGKYKNALVVDDYAHHPTELKATLSAAKKIKKNKLWCIFQPHTYTRTKSLLNEFSDAFYAADKVIITDIYAAREKDPGDIHSKDLVDKLYQNNVDVLYLSEFEDIANYLAENVVEDDLVITAGAGTVYKIGEMLLNK, encoded by the coding sequence ATGAACATATTCTTTATAGGTGTTGGCGGTATAAGCATGAGTGCGCTAGCTAAAATATGCCTAAATAAAGGTTATAATGTTTTCGGTTCAGATTCTACAGAGTCATATTTATTAGATGATTTACGCTCTCAAGGAGCAACAATATATGTTGGCCATAAAAAAGAGCATATAACTGATAATATAGACATGGTAGTATATACTGCTGCTGTTAAATCTGACAATGAGGAATTAATCGCTGCTAAAGAAAAAAATAAATTAACAATAAATAGAGCTGCATTTTTAGGTCAAATAATGAGGGAGTATCAAAATGCTATAGCAATCTCTGGTACTCACGGGAAAACATCGACAACTTCGATGCTATCTGCAATTTTTGAATACGCGGATCTTGACCCTACAATATTAGTTGGAGGAAACCTTAGTATTATAGGTGGAAATGTTAAAATAGGTAAATCTGAGAACTTCATAACTGAAGCTTGTGAGTATGTTGACAGTTTCCTAAGCTTTAACCCTAAAATTTCAGTAGTACTTAATATAGAAGAAGATCACTTAGATTACTTCTCTGGGATAGATGAAATAAAAGCATCTTTTAACAAATTTGGTAAACTATTACCTTATGATGGATACTTTATAATCAACGGAGATGACGAAAATACTAAAGATATACTTCATGAAATAAAAGCTACTGTTATAAAATATGGTCAAAATGAAGGAAATAATGCTTTAATAAAAGATGTTAGATTCGATGAAAATGGATACGGGATGTTTAACATTAGCTATAATGGAAACAATCTAGGAGAGTTCAAACTTTCTGTTCCTGGTGTTCACAATATATACAATGCTACTGGTGCTATAATAGCAGCTTTAGTTTCTGGTGTAGAGTTAGAGACTATAAGAAAAAACATTGCATTATATGGAGGAGTAGGAAGAAGATTCGAGGTTAAAGGTAAATATAAAAATGCTTTAGTTGTAGATGACTACGCTCATCATCCAACAGAATTAAAGGCAACTTTATCTGCTGCTAAGAAAATTAAAAAGAATAAGTTATGGTGTATATTCCAACCTCATACTTATACTAGAACTAAATCTTTATTAAACGAGTTTTCAGATGCATTCTATGCTGCTGATAAAGTTATAATAACAGATATATACGCTGCTCGTGAAAAAGATCCTGGTGATATACATTCTAAAGATTTAGTAGATAAGTTATATCAAAATAATGTTGATGTACTATACCTAAGTGAATTTGAAGATATTGCTAATTATCTTGCTGAAAATGTAGTTGAAGATGATTTAGTTATAACTGCAGGTGCTGGTACAGTTTATAAAATCGGAGAAATGCTTCTTAATAAATAA
- the pth gene encoding aminoacyl-tRNA hydrolase has translation MYVIVGLGNPGKQYENTRHNVGFNVIDILAKEYGISVTKIKHKALIGEGRVGAEKVLLVKPQTYMNLSGETLIDIYNYYKVDSENIVVIYDDIDLDVGKIRIRKKGSGGTHNGMRSILKCLGTNEFPRIRVGVSKPRPGQDLADFVLSRFRKEESEDIQDGLEKAAKSVDCMIRENIDLAMNKYNG, from the coding sequence ATGTATGTAATAGTAGGATTAGGAAACCCAGGAAAACAATATGAAAACACAAGACATAACGTTGGATTTAATGTTATAGATATTTTGGCAAAGGAATATGGCATAAGCGTAACGAAAATAAAACATAAGGCCCTTATAGGTGAAGGTAGAGTAGGAGCTGAAAAAGTTTTATTGGTAAAACCACAAACTTACATGAATTTAAGTGGAGAAACTTTAATTGATATATATAATTACTATAAAGTAGATTCAGAAAATATAGTTGTTATATACGATGATATAGACTTAGATGTTGGAAAAATAAGAATAAGAAAAAAAGGTAGTGGCGGAACTCATAATGGAATGAGATCTATATTAAAATGCTTAGGGACTAATGAGTTTCCAAGAATTAGAGTTGGAGTGTCAAAGCCAAGACCAGGACAGGACTTAGCAGATTTTGTGTTATCTAGATTTAGAAAAGAAGAGTCAGAAGATATTCAAGATGGCTTAGAAAAAGCTGCTAAATCTGTTGATTGCATGATTAGAGAAAATATAGATTTAGCAATGAATAAATATAATGGTTAG
- the purR gene encoding pur operon repressor yields MKFKRTERIGAIVKILSDNPNKIFTLSYFTSKFNSAKSTISEDLIVVKNVFEKLELGQVITISGAAGGVKYIPKTSKSENEEFLLNLCEEIKDPSRILSGGFLYLIDLIYDPRIASKIGKIFASNIDYSQADYVVTMETKGIPMALMTAKAMNLPLVIIRKDTKVSEGPTLSMTYVSGNSSSKVESMSLPRKAVKPGSKVILIDDFMRGGGTIKGMMQLMNEFGAEVIGRGVFISTTNPTQKMVEDYISLIEIDVVNNEVVSVKPNLQTFREEYWSTAEVGETVEEQSEIDKLEE; encoded by the coding sequence ATGAAGTTTAAAAGAACGGAGCGTATAGGAGCGATAGTTAAAATACTATCAGATAATCCTAATAAAATATTTACTTTAAGCTATTTCACATCAAAATTTAATTCGGCTAAATCAACTATAAGTGAAGATTTAATAGTTGTTAAAAATGTTTTTGAAAAGCTAGAATTAGGACAAGTAATAACTATATCAGGAGCCGCTGGTGGAGTTAAATATATTCCAAAAACATCAAAATCAGAAAATGAAGAATTTTTATTAAACCTATGTGAAGAAATAAAAGATCCATCTAGAATTCTTTCAGGAGGATTTTTATATCTTATAGATTTAATATACGATCCTAGAATAGCGTCTAAGATTGGTAAAATATTTGCATCAAATATAGATTATTCACAAGCTGACTACGTTGTTACTATGGAGACAAAAGGAATACCTATGGCTCTTATGACAGCAAAAGCTATGAATTTACCTTTAGTGATAATAAGAAAAGACACTAAAGTATCAGAAGGTCCGACACTTAGCATGACATATGTAAGTGGAAATAGTTCTTCTAAAGTAGAAAGCATGAGTTTACCGAGAAAAGCTGTTAAGCCAGGAAGTAAAGTTATATTAATAGATGACTTTATGAGGGGCGGAGGAACTATAAAAGGTATGATGCAACTTATGAATGAGTTTGGAGCGGAAGTTATAGGAAGGGGAGTATTCATATCTACTACTAATCCAACGCAAAAAATGGTCGAAGATTATATATCTTTAATAGAAATAGATGTAGTTAATAATGAGGTTGTAAGCGTTAAACCTAATTTACAAACTTTTAGGGAAGAATATTGGTCTACAGCTGAAGTGGGAGAAACTGTAGAAGAACAAAGTGAAATTGATAAATTAGAAGAATAA
- a CDS encoding cation diffusion facilitator family transporter, with amino-acid sequence METRYDEANKVTIKSIVWNVILTFIKIFAGIVGKSNAMIADGLHSASDIISSVGVLIGNKIANAPNDEDHNYGHEKAETLVSFLLSILLIVVSLKIGFDALKSLFNLNSIQIPTALPLVVSVISVAIKEYQYRITIKIAQKINSPSLKADAWHHRSDALSSIAAFIGIGGAMLGFKALDPIASIVVALFVAKVGFDILKDSANELMDYSIDTEEEKQIISIAEGTQGVINLGEIRTRKHGATAYVDLTICVNKDLTVYEGHEIATKLEKRIIKDMQFVKGITVHVEPCINCPGNSCKK; translated from the coding sequence GTGGAAACAAGGTATGATGAAGCAAATAAGGTAACAATAAAATCTATAGTATGGAACGTTATTTTAACTTTTATAAAAATATTTGCAGGTATAGTAGGTAAATCTAATGCTATGATAGCAGATGGATTACATTCAGCATCTGATATTATTAGCTCGGTAGGAGTTTTAATAGGGAATAAAATAGCTAATGCTCCAAATGATGAAGATCATAATTATGGACATGAAAAAGCCGAGACATTAGTATCTTTTTTACTTTCTATATTATTAATAGTGGTATCATTAAAAATAGGATTTGATGCATTAAAATCACTATTTAATTTAAATAGTATTCAAATACCGACAGCGTTGCCATTAGTAGTATCAGTTATATCTGTAGCTATAAAAGAGTATCAATACAGAATAACAATAAAAATAGCTCAAAAAATAAATTCACCATCATTAAAAGCAGATGCATGGCATCATAGATCAGATGCTCTTTCATCTATAGCAGCATTTATAGGTATAGGAGGAGCTATGTTAGGGTTTAAAGCATTAGACCCTATTGCTTCTATAGTAGTTGCGTTATTTGTTGCAAAGGTTGGATTTGATATATTAAAAGATTCAGCAAATGAACTTATGGATTATTCTATTGATACAGAAGAAGAAAAACAAATTATAAGTATAGCTGAAGGAACACAGGGTGTAATTAACTTAGGTGAAATTAGAACAAGAAAACATGGTGCAACTGCATATGTAGATTTAACTATATGTGTAAATAAAGACTTAACTGTATATGAAGGGCATGAAATTGCCACTAAATTAGAAAAACGGATAATAAAAGACATGCAGTTTGTCAAAGGGATAACAGTCCATGTAGAACCATGTATAAATTGCCCAGGAAATTCATGTAAAAAATAA
- a CDS encoding type IV pilus twitching motility protein PilT has protein sequence MNIFDILISASDLGASDVHINYKCEPIARVNGKFIKISNELLSKLDTEKMANELIETQKINEVKKLGEYDFSISIKNLYRFRVNIYKQQDSYAIAARIINSKIPDLETLGLPNVVKEFVKKENGLVLVTGPTGSGKSTTLASILDSINKDFQKHIITLEDPIEYIYNRKNSIISQREIGKDTKNFKSGLRSVLRQDPDVILIGEIRDEETLATALTAAETGHLVFSTLHTIGAAQTIDRIIDMFQANQQNQIRMQLSSVCEGIISQQLIPNINNEGMVVATEVMVSTSAIKNLIRDSKTHQISNIIQTGSKNGMQLMDQDLVNLFKRRKISKESVINRCIDLEYTKRLIGLEF, from the coding sequence ATGAATATATTTGATATTTTAATAAGCGCTAGTGATTTAGGAGCCTCAGATGTACATATAAATTATAAATGTGAACCGATAGCTAGAGTGAATGGAAAGTTTATAAAAATTTCAAATGAATTATTAAGCAAGTTAGACACTGAAAAAATGGCTAATGAATTAATAGAGACTCAAAAAATTAATGAGGTTAAAAAATTAGGAGAATATGATTTTTCTATCTCAATAAAGAACTTATATAGATTTAGAGTGAATATATATAAACAACAAGATAGTTATGCAATTGCTGCAAGAATAATAAATTCCAAAATTCCTGATCTTGAAACATTAGGACTGCCTAATGTTGTAAAAGAATTTGTAAAGAAAGAAAATGGGTTAGTTTTAGTTACAGGTCCAACGGGAAGTGGAAAAAGCACAACATTAGCAAGTATATTAGACTCTATTAATAAAGATTTTCAAAAACACATAATAACACTAGAAGATCCAATAGAGTACATTTACAATAGAAAAAATAGTATTATATCTCAAAGGGAAATAGGTAAAGATACAAAAAATTTTAAATCTGGATTAAGATCAGTTCTTAGGCAAGATCCGGATGTTATTCTTATAGGAGAGATTAGAGATGAAGAAACATTAGCTACAGCTTTAACAGCAGCAGAAACTGGACATTTAGTTTTTTCAACATTACATACCATTGGAGCAGCTCAAACAATAGATAGAATTATAGATATGTTTCAAGCTAATCAACAAAATCAAATTAGGATGCAACTATCAAGTGTATGTGAAGGTATAATTTCACAACAACTTATACCTAATATAAACAATGAAGGTATGGTGGTGGCTACTGAGGTAATGGTATCTACATCCGCTATAAAAAATTTAATAAGAGATTCAAAAACTCATCAGATTTCAAATATTATACAAACTGGATCTAAAAATGGAATGCAACTTATGGATCAAGATTTAGTAAATTTATTTAAAAGAAGGAAAATTTCAAAAGAAAGTGTAATAAATAGATGTATAGATTTAGAATATACGAAACGATTAATTGGATTAGAATTTTAG